A genomic window from Xenorhabdus cabanillasii includes:
- a CDS encoding IS30 family transposase, producing the protein MTYTQLTETERYQISSLKEAGFSQRAISKSLNRSPSTISRELRRNREAKKYSPEQAQFKAVARRHFAIKAVKVNPEIEMWIKQLIWQDLSPEQIVGYLKREAKISLHHETIYRLIYKDKKNGGDLWQHLRMAKKPYRKRYGNYERRGKIKNRVSIDKRPKFVDKKQRIGDWEGDTIVGQDHKSALLTLVERKSLFTIIIKLEDKTAEGVAKAATRHLSLIKHKVKTITFDNGLEFAEHERISKNLEARIYFAHPHSPWERGINENINGLIRDYFPKGTDFNKVSEREINLVANRLNNRPRKTRDYKTPNELFKGVPTQLLRSLRCCA; encoded by the coding sequence GGGTTTTTCACAACGGGCGATTTCAAAGTCACTCAATCGAAGCCCCTCAACGATTAGCCGGGAATTGAGACGAAATCGGGAAGCAAAGAAATATTCTCCTGAACAGGCTCAGTTTAAGGCCGTAGCACGCCGGCATTTTGCTATAAAAGCAGTCAAAGTGAATCCAGAGATAGAAATGTGGATCAAACAGTTAATTTGGCAAGATTTAAGTCCCGAACAGATTGTGGGTTATCTTAAACGGGAAGCCAAAATATCTTTACATCATGAGACGATTTATCGATTGATTTATAAAGATAAAAAGAATGGTGGTGATTTATGGCAACATCTCAGAATGGCGAAAAAACCGTATCGTAAACGCTATGGAAATTATGAGCGCAGAGGCAAAATTAAAAATAGAGTCAGCATTGATAAACGCCCAAAATTTGTTGATAAAAAGCAGCGTATTGGTGATTGGGAAGGCGATACTATCGTTGGCCAAGATCATAAAAGTGCATTATTGACACTCGTTGAACGAAAATCATTATTTACTATTATTATTAAACTTGAAGATAAAACAGCAGAAGGGGTCGCCAAAGCGGCAACAAGACACTTATCACTGATAAAACATAAAGTTAAAACAATTACCTTTGACAATGGCCTCGAATTTGCCGAACACGAGCGGATCAGTAAAAATTTAGAGGCAAGAATTTATTTTGCTCACCCGCATTCCCCTTGGGAAAGAGGGATAAATGAGAACATAAATGGATTAATTAGAGATTACTTCCCAAAAGGAACCGATTTTAATAAGGTATCAGAGCGGGAGATTAACCTTGTGGCAAACCGATTAAATAATCGTCCTCGTAAAACACGAGATTACAAAACACCGAATGAGTTATTTAAAGGAGTACCCACTCAATTACTTCGCTCATTACGGTGTTGCGCTTAA
- a CDS encoding helix-turn-helix domain-containing protein yields MKSKIILSEPERITLQQLALNHPHRDIRTRGTGLLMLARGIKPSQITAEIGCSLRVIYNWVHMWHNSGIAGLLGGHAGGRYLAMTPDMIATAVEAASAESLTLARIAQCVEAKHGALPCTLETLANTLKKQGLTYKRTRLSLKKSVTKRSLLKNPPC; encoded by the coding sequence ATGAAATCGAAGATAATACTTTCTGAGCCTGAACGAATCACATTGCAACAACTTGCTTTGAATCATCCACATCGGGACATTCGTACGCGAGGAACGGGTTTGCTCATGCTTGCCAGAGGGATCAAGCCGTCCCAGATCACCGCTGAAATCGGATGCAGTCTCCGGGTTATCTATAATTGGGTTCACATGTGGCACAATTCAGGGATAGCGGGATTATTAGGTGGTCATGCCGGAGGCCGGTATCTCGCCATGACGCCTGACATGATTGCCACTGCGGTCGAAGCGGCCAGCGCAGAGTCCCTGACACTCGCCCGGATAGCTCAGTGCGTTGAGGCAAAGCATGGTGCCCTGCCTTGTACGCTTGAAACGCTGGCAAATACCCTGAAAAAGCAGGGGCTCACCTATAAACGAACCCGACTGTCGCTTAAAAAAAGCGTAACGAAACGGAGTTTGCTAAAAAATCCGCCTTGCTGA
- a CDS encoding lysis protein: MRFNSQYFTLGAFAVVAGLLWFYYSEYQEKAKDYGDLNDKYLKQVIAINQQQERIQKLTELDKTHTQELANAKTEIDTLRADVAAGRCKLRIKATCPVHESTISSSLGDGIPVELTGETGSTVLDIREGIINDQAKLRYLQDYVKTEYRGNYGK, encoded by the coding sequence ATGAGGTTTAACAGCCAATACTTCACCCTCGGTGCTTTTGCTGTTGTCGCTGGTCTGCTTTGGTTCTATTACAGTGAGTATCAGGAAAAGGCCAAAGATTATGGTGACCTGAACGATAAGTATCTAAAGCAGGTTATCGCTATAAATCAGCAGCAAGAACGCATTCAGAAACTTACCGAACTGGACAAGACCCATACACAGGAACTCGCCAATGCCAAGACTGAAATCGATACTCTTCGGGCTGATGTTGCCGCTGGCCGTTGTAAGCTGCGCATTAAGGCAACCTGCCCCGTGCATGAGTCCACTATCTCCTCCAGCTTGGGCGATGGAATCCCCGTCGAACTCACTGGAGAAACTGGATCAACTGTTCTCGATATCCGGGAAGGCATCATCAACGACCAGGCAAAACTAAGGTATTTGCAGGATTATGTGAAGACTGAATATAGGGGAAACTATGGAAAATAA
- a CDS encoding ORF6N domain-containing protein: MFDMNVANQSAVVTLQGSNLPVVIYRGQKVITTESLAVGYGAEVKNIQNNFIRNDGRFVEGKHYFIVQGDELKELKNLPSLRGLVDKRTLKLTLWTERGASRHAKMLETDQAWDYFELLEETYFNSRKQNAELISKKDLALMVLQAEEEKEIAYAQRDYAIETKAWISRRREATAMATASKAVREKNALAAKLGECKEHATVLSVEKRLEKEFKWHPLKKWCTENGAEVRSVPDERYGKANSYPAAAWKAVHGVNLAKLF, translated from the coding sequence ATGTTTGATATGAATGTAGCAAATCAATCAGCAGTTGTCACGCTTCAGGGAAGCAACTTGCCAGTCGTCATTTACCGTGGTCAGAAGGTAATTACTACTGAATCACTGGCGGTGGGGTACGGGGCGGAAGTAAAAAACATTCAAAATAACTTCATCAGAAATGATGGGCGTTTTGTCGAGGGTAAGCATTACTTTATTGTGCAGGGTGATGAATTAAAAGAGTTAAAGAACTTACCATCTTTAAGAGGGTTAGTTGATAAACGGACACTTAAGTTAACACTCTGGACTGAGCGCGGGGCATCCCGCCATGCCAAAATGCTGGAAACGGATCAGGCGTGGGACTACTTTGAGTTACTGGAAGAGACATATTTCAATTCCCGCAAGCAAAATGCTGAGTTGATAAGTAAAAAAGATTTAGCCTTGATGGTACTTCAGGCTGAAGAGGAAAAAGAGATCGCATACGCACAGCGTGATTATGCAATAGAAACAAAAGCGTGGATTAGTCGTCGGCGCGAAGCAACAGCGATGGCAACAGCATCAAAGGCTGTCAGAGAAAAGAATGCCCTCGCTGCAAAGCTTGGTGAATGTAAAGAGCACGCCACGGTTCTTTCTGTGGAGAAACGCCTTGAGAAGGAATTCAAATGGCATCCACTCAAAAAATGGTGCACGGAAAATGGTGCAGAGGTTCGCTCCGTGCCGGATGAGCGTTACGGCAAGGCAAACTCATATCCGGCAGCTGCATGGAAAGCAGTTCACGGTGTGAATTTGGCGAAGCTGTTTTAA
- a CDS encoding AidA/PixA family protein, protein MADINLSIALDLKSIETVYNFSENINDAAFIDDKYVHVLALNGASFKDSTGVANAKIYGVQPQDNVNLTVVNYSEYNSEFSAILINYTVVKSNSSVSAPKIVLNTVQRPYISDSKNTDGKLIR, encoded by the coding sequence ATGGCTGATATTAACCTGTCAATTGCCTTAGATTTGAAATCCATTGAAACAGTCTATAATTTTAGTGAAAATATTAATGACGCTGCATTTATAGATGATAAATATGTTCATGTGTTGGCTTTAAATGGAGCTTCGTTTAAAGATTCTACAGGAGTAGCAAATGCGAAAATTTACGGTGTTCAGCCACAGGATAATGTTAATTTGACTGTAGTTAATTATTCTGAATATAATTCTGAATTCTCTGCAATACTAATTAATTATACAGTGGTAAAGTCCAACTCATCTGTTAGCGCCCCTAAAATAGTGTTAAATACTGTTCAGAGACCATATATTAGTGATAGTAAAAATACAGATGGTAAGTTAATCAGATAA
- a CDS encoding IS630 family transposase, whose translation MLNKIKAGAQLGHYRLLYFDEAGFAASPPVQYGWSPRGKPHKTEPREHDRRSVLGALNYTDNTLFYQTTSGSITRDDVIDFLEQVAKQGDNRLTFLVLDNARIHHGIEEQIRNGWLREHNMFLFYLPAYSPELNLIEIVWKQAKYHWRRFITWTQNTMEHELNTLLKGYGDQFAINFS comes from the coding sequence TTGCTGAATAAAATTAAGGCTGGAGCACAGTTAGGCCATTACCGTCTGCTCTATTTCGATGAGGCGGGTTTTGCCGCGTCTCCTCCGGTGCAATATGGATGGAGTCCACGGGGTAAGCCCCATAAAACTGAGCCTCGAGAGCATGACAGACGGTCAGTTCTGGGGGCGTTAAATTACACGGATAACACGCTGTTTTACCAGACAACGTCAGGCAGTATCACGCGCGATGACGTGATTGATTTTTTAGAGCAGGTCGCCAAACAAGGGGACAACCGCCTGACATTTTTAGTGTTGGATAATGCGCGTATCCATCACGGGATCGAAGAACAAATCAGAAATGGCTGGTTACGAGAACACAACATGTTTTTATTCTATCTTCCCGCTTACAGCCCAGAGCTGAATTTGATTGAGATCGTCTGGAAACAGGCCAAATACCATTGGCGACGTTTTATCACTTGGACTCAGAATACAATGGAGCATGAATTAAATACTTTATTGAAAGGTTATGGCGACCAATTTGCAATTAACTTTTCTTGA
- a CDS encoding site-specific DNA-methyltransferase, which translates to MTTDEITLGYPESKSTGITQNNIDQLKQLFPEVFSEGKINFDALKAMLGDAVDDSDERYSFTWPGKTRARQIAQTPSTGALRPCKEESVNWDTTENLFIEGDNLEVLKILQKSYHKKIKMIYIDPPYNTGRNLVYNDNFRSNVMGFAVTDTAGRYHTDWLNMMYPRLKLARNLLSDDGMIFISIDEHEVVNLSNLCNEIFGEDNFVERFIWQNGRTATAMFTREHEYILAYAKEITQLPPIVYQGEDSVISDRAIKRVSVKNPASEITFPAGIKFLGENKTFPPVFGDKEVVEVTAGVFECKNGVLANEVTLKAGWTMKRQIENWLSGNATFDSKGQTIVEFFFKPNGVLQYVKKRGTEHPGTIITGFTTKQGSQEVKALLGSSVFDYPKPTGLIEHLMKITGSEDIILDFFVGSGSTGHAVLKQNKKDGGRRQFILVQLPEPVSKHAGATAYCAQESIPELISSISLKRIKKAIAEEDKTQGVRFFRLEPTKL; encoded by the coding sequence ATGACAACTGACGAAATCACTCTGGGCTACCCTGAGTCTAAGAGTACGGGTATTACTCAAAACAATATCGACCAACTTAAGCAACTTTTTCCTGAAGTATTTTCTGAAGGAAAAATCAATTTTGATGCCTTAAAAGCGATGCTTGGTGACGCCGTTGATGACTCAGATGAGCGCTATAGCTTCACTTGGCCGGGTAAGACCCGTGCGCGTCAAATTGCACAAACGCCATCAACAGGCGCATTGCGCCCTTGTAAAGAAGAAAGTGTAAATTGGGATACCACCGAAAACCTGTTTATTGAAGGCGATAATCTTGAAGTGCTTAAAATATTACAGAAGTCTTACCATAAAAAGATAAAAATGATTTATATCGACCCGCCTTACAATACGGGCAGGAATTTGGTTTATAACGATAATTTCCGTAGCAATGTAATGGGTTTTGCGGTCACTGATACTGCTGGCCGATATCATACCGATTGGCTGAATATGATGTATCCCCGATTGAAATTAGCCCGAAATTTATTATCTGATGATGGAATGATCTTTATCTCTATTGATGAACATGAAGTGGTTAATTTGTCCAATTTGTGCAATGAAATATTTGGTGAAGATAATTTTGTTGAACGGTTTATCTGGCAGAACGGAAGAACCGCAACCGCCATGTTTACCCGGGAACACGAATATATTCTGGCCTATGCCAAAGAGATAACGCAATTACCGCCTATTGTTTATCAGGGCGAGGATAGCGTAATTTCTGATCGCGCAATAAAAAGGGTCAGCGTTAAAAACCCGGCGTCAGAAATAACCTTTCCTGCCGGAATTAAGTTTTTAGGGGAAAATAAAACGTTTCCCCCTGTCTTTGGCGATAAAGAGGTCGTTGAAGTCACTGCCGGTGTATTTGAATGCAAGAATGGCGTCTTGGCCAACGAAGTCACGTTAAAAGCGGGCTGGACAATGAAGCGCCAAATCGAAAACTGGCTGTCAGGCAATGCGACGTTTGACTCCAAAGGACAGACGATTGTTGAGTTCTTCTTCAAGCCGAATGGGGTTCTTCAGTATGTTAAAAAGCGGGGCACCGAACATCCCGGAACCATCATAACCGGTTTTACCACGAAGCAGGGAAGTCAGGAGGTGAAAGCCCTTCTTGGTTCCTCTGTTTTTGATTATCCAAAGCCGACAGGATTAATTGAACACTTAATGAAGATCACGGGTAGCGAAGATATCATTCTTGACTTTTTTGTCGGGAGTGGTTCTACAGGTCATGCGGTGTTAAAACAAAATAAGAAAGACGGCGGCAGAAGACAGTTTATATTGGTTCAATTGCCTGAGCCTGTTTCAAAACATGCGGGCGCAACAGCGTATTGTGCTCAGGAGTCAATACCCGAATTGATTTCCAGCATTTCCCTGAAAAGAATAAAAAAAGCCATTGCAGAAGAAGATAAAACGCAAGGCGTCAGGTTCTTCAGATTAGAACCAACAAAGCTTTGA
- a CDS encoding phage holin, lambda family, producing MKMKEHPDLWAELLNGLKNSWPQISGSGLAIVICYGRLVYDGVDRKNKWIEGVLCGALSWGISSGLELFGIPSHAAPFVGGLVGFIGVEKIREFAIRTINKRLGDKQ from the coding sequence ATGAAGATGAAAGAACATCCTGATTTATGGGCTGAACTACTGAACGGCCTTAAAAACTCGTGGCCGCAGATATCCGGCTCTGGTTTAGCCATTGTCATTTGTTATGGACGTCTGGTGTATGACGGCGTAGACCGTAAAAACAAATGGATAGAAGGCGTGCTGTGCGGGGCGTTGTCATGGGGGATTTCGAGCGGGTTAGAACTGTTCGGTATCCCCAGTCATGCCGCCCCTTTTGTCGGTGGGCTGGTGGGCTTTATTGGCGTTGAGAAAATCCGCGAGTTTGCTATCCGCACTATCAATAAACGGCTGGGAGATAAACAGTGA